In the Arachis ipaensis cultivar K30076 chromosome B10, Araip1.1, whole genome shotgun sequence genome, one interval contains:
- the LOC107620537 gene encoding uncharacterized protein LOC107620537: MYGTERRWKCSGGVNDAAAMGGGAAAVRGGGRGGLVVVGGYGLRGRAPLLYLHSALYPANHLPLTAVTATNRGGALPVSVSATPALSSSPFPFSVFPGSQVPAPFLMSDKGKAIASASKKRKRSKTPTPPPSTNYARNPLNEEEKENQPPTSRRSRARAAVEAAIPSPLTAAPPSSAPEPTYLLVQRLFRFLERERLHVRRRLDRMDQALISLGAELPPLPDSSTSDEQDHQEEDADEPLQRDAPPTAPNTTEIPQTHEEPVPQPQSEPEPIVVPPTDPPV; encoded by the exons ATGTATGGAACAGAGAGACGGTGGAAGTGTAGTGGTGGTGTTAATGATGCAGCGGCGATGGGTGGCGGCGCGGCGGCGGTCCGAGGTGGAGGCAGGGGCGGTTTGGTGGTTGTGGGTGGATATGGGTTAAGGGGAAGAG CTCCCCTGCTCTACCTACACTCTGCCCTCTACCCCGCCAACCATCTACCACTCACCGCCGTAACCGCCACCAACCGCGGTGGCGCTCTGCCAGTTTCTGTCTCTGCTACACCTGCCTTATCGTCGTCCCCCTTTCCATTTTCAGTTTTTCCCGGCTCCCAGGTTCCTGCTCCATTTCT gatgtcggataaaggaaaagctatagccTCTGCTTCCAAAAAAAGGAAGCGCTCCAAGACCCCTACACCCCCACCATCTACTAACTATGCGAGGAATCCGCtgaatgaggaggagaaagaaaatca GCCCCCGACCAGCCGCCGTTCTCGAGCTAGAGCGGCAGTCGAGGCAGCTATACCGTCTCCTTTGACAGCAGCCCCACCCTCTTCAGCACCCGAGCCCACTTACCTACTGGTTCAGCGTCTGTTTCGATTCTTGGAGCGCGAGAGGCTTCATGTCAGACGCCGACTGGATCGGATGGATCAGGCACTCATCTCCCTTGGCGCTGAGTTACCTCCGCTTCCAGACTCTTCGacctccgatgagcaggatcatcaggaggaggaTGCGGATGAGCCACTTCAGCGGGATGCACCTCCAACTGCTCCTAACACTACAGAGATCCCACAGACCCATGAGGAGCCGGTCCCACAGCCACAGTCAGAGCCGGAGCCTATCGTTGTACCTCCCACTGATCCTCCggtttag